The sequence below is a genomic window from Planktothrix sp. FACHB-1365.
ACTGAAAAGCTAGAGGAAAGGGAACAAGAATTATCAAGCCTGCTAGATGAGAATCAAGCATTAACTGAACAAATTTCTCAGGCAAGAATTGAAATTCACGAATTTAGCACCGGAATTCAAGTCAAAAGGGTTGGCACGGGTTGGGTTTCGCAGGGGTTTACAGGGGAATATATGAATAGAACTCTTGATCAAATTCCTGTGGCAGTTCAAAGAGCGATCTCTAACCGAGAATTTGCTGTTGCAGGGGGAACTTCTAGCGATGAACCTGCTGTTATTGGCCGTGAAATATCGGACAATGGCGAGGACGAGGAATGGTCAGTGATTGCTGTTGTTACAAAAGGTCGAGATGATCGGGGACGGAGTCCCTCGATGTATCGTTATTTCTTATGTGAAGGTATCGGTAATCTGGGAAATATTTTAGCTAAGTTTAATAAGGAAGGTGGCATTCCGGTTTTTAATCCCTATGATGCTAAAAGGATTCGCACCTTTGAGGTTGATCAGAACCCAAGTTCATCCTCTACCAACTTATCGGATCAGTTGAAGTCATTACTCGACGCTCAATCTACACCAATTATTGTTCCTTGGCAACAAGCTTGTACTCCCCTAATTTTAAATGAAATGGCAAGACAAATTCCAGGAAATCAACCCATTTCTTGGGCATTTAAAGTGGAAGCGTTAGAACAACCGACACGGTTTCAAGTGATTCAACCTGCCAGTGAAAAAGCTGAACAATTGTTACAACAAATGACTGCTGTTACACGCCAATATACTGTTAATATTGTTAGGGAACAATCAATCAAGTCTGTAATTAAAGGGTTGAGTAGTCGAGAACAGGTCAAGAGTGAGCAGATTCTCATCTTAGAAAATGCCTTGAATGATCCTCAAATTAATGACAATTACTGGAAATCTTTATTTGACAGTCAAGGTGCTTCTCAATGGCGATCGCAAGGAATTTATAATCCTCAAATGGTGAGGGTTTTGACTCTACAAGCCATTTTAATTCCAGAGAGGTTATCGGACTATTTAATTTCGATGTCTAAGCAAGGTAAACAGGATAATCATTATCAAACTTCTGAGAATTTCCAAACTGAAATTAGAAATGCTCTCACCAAAGTTTCTAATCAAACTCCAAGATTAATTAAAAATCTAGTTGAGGGGGTCAAAAGCCTCATTCCTACCTTACTTGAACATCCTGAACAAGTCGAGGTTACTATCTGGTTATTACAGTTACCGAATGGACTCTGGAGTTGGTCTTATTCCCAGGTTTTTATTCCTGATTATTTAGACCATGATTTAAACTTAATGCCAAAATTTGCAAGAGGAAACAAAAATTTAACTTTTAAACTAACCAGTCATCCTGAATGGTATCAAATTTTAGGAGAGTTGAGCATTTTTTGGAAAAATCGTTCTGTCTCTAAAATAGAACGCTATCAACCGTTAGCTGACTTATTTAAAAAGTTAGAAAATTCACCAAAATTAGCTGCATTTTTTTCTCATATTGCTTATGGAAAAGGAGAAATTTCTAAACAAATTTTTTCTCAAATTCCAAGTACAGATGGATGGCATTCTAATGTTTATGGGGTTAGGGTAGAGAGAAAAGTAACTTTTGTTGACGTATTGTTTTTGATGTTACTAAAAGAATTTGAAATAGGAGGAATTGATATGCGTGTTGGAGTTGCTTTAGCTATTTTATTAGTATTTACAGGATTGGGTGTTATTACAGGGTTAGCGGTTGGTCGAGTGAGGGCTGATAAAAAGCCTGAACCATCAACTAATCAATCTTCAAGTGTCTCTATGCCTAAGTCTAGTAATCCCCTAGAGGCAAAAGATAACAAAAATACTTCATCTTACCCCCCCTAGTCTTCTAGGAGAGCGAAAAATTTTGGGGAGATGGGTAATCAATAGGAATTGTAAAGATTAATCATCCCAAAGACCTTGAAATTTAGCAGAAGCCAGTTCGGTATAACGCACAGTATGCTGAATATTGTTATGCCCCAAGTAACGGCGTTTGAGTATCAATACCTCGATTAGCCCAATAATATCCCATTTCCTCTAGTTATTGATTTTTTTATCAACATTTCTGTTTACCCCCCTAGTCGAGAGTAGTATTAATACTCTTGGGTTTAAAGTCAAGTTACAGCTTTTAAACTCAATTAATCCAGCAACTTATCTAAGGCAGTTTGAGCAATTAATTCCGCTTTTTCAGAAGTGACTTTTTGATACTGTAACGTCGTCTGAATACTACTATGTCCCATCAATGCCCGTAATTCTTCTAAACCCATTAACCCGACTCGCTCGGTGGCAAAAGTATGTCTTAAATCATGCAATCTCGCCTCTTGAAGTGTAGGGACAAGGGCGATCGCCTCTTTCCAGTCTTGATAAGCTTGGCTGTAGCTGAGGCGGGTGAGGTGTAGGGTTTTGGGGTGCTGGGCGACGAATAAGGCGGTGGCTTGGGGAGGGCGAGTTCCCTGAATATAGCGGTTTAAGGCTTCGGCGGCATCAAGGCTGTAGAAGCACCAGCGTCGTTTATTGCCTTTACC
It includes:
- a CDS encoding PP2C family serine/threonine-protein phosphatase — encoded protein: MSWKAIAFSEAGTSHQKSGQTCQDYAKFIKLNDFGETVNDGDIIIGAVSKGCEGYKHSDIGSQLAIETALNYLQDRIQFVGVNEAKKNCLLDISKEEADKVVRQFFLQTVEKVSKNLDVKSQELRCYPQDLSCALLVVLATPKWLAAMRIGDGFIVIQQPESEYQLLFDPIRRESVNKTTFLPDSNALELIQFKISEGQELIFASTYSLQILALDIGVKYKPKPYFFDSLRKAINSSSEDQVIEIIKNVFKTKTIKTFTEDKTLLLCFYKSPLLEELDYWYQLITALTQELSDLQSDHQKLTEKLEEREQELSSLLDENQALTEQISQARIEIHEFSTGIQVKRVGTGWVSQGFTGEYMNRTLDQIPVAVQRAISNREFAVAGGTSSDEPAVIGREISDNGEDEEWSVIAVVTKGRDDRGRSPSMYRYFLCEGIGNLGNILAKFNKEGGIPVFNPYDAKRIRTFEVDQNPSSSSTNLSDQLKSLLDAQSTPIIVPWQQACTPLILNEMARQIPGNQPISWAFKVEALEQPTRFQVIQPASEKAEQLLQQMTAVTRQYTVNIVREQSIKSVIKGLSSREQVKSEQILILENALNDPQINDNYWKSLFDSQGASQWRSQGIYNPQMVRVLTLQAILIPERLSDYLISMSKQGKQDNHYQTSENFQTEIRNALTKVSNQTPRLIKNLVEGVKSLIPTLLEHPEQVEVTIWLLQLPNGLWSWSYSQVFIPDYLDHDLNLMPKFARGNKNLTFKLTSHPEWYQILGELSIFWKNRSVSKIERYQPLADLFKKLENSPKLAAFFSHIAYGKGEISKQIFSQIPSTDGWHSNVYGVRVERKVTFVDVLFLMLLKEFEIGGIDMRVGVALAILLVFTGLGVITGLAVGRVRADKKPEPSTNQSSSVSMPKSSNPLEAKDNKNTSSYPP